A single region of the Aptenodytes patagonicus chromosome 7, bAptPat1.pri.cur, whole genome shotgun sequence genome encodes:
- the LOC143163045 gene encoding pepsin A-like, whose product MKLLLLLGLVTLAQCLVSRIPLRRAKSLRQSLREHGLLDRYLKQHPYNLAAKYFPTSTSAEPLQNYLNTEYFGTISIGTPAQEFTVIFDTGSSNLWVPSVYCSSQSCKNHKRFNPADSSTFISTNDSVYIAYGTGSMTGILGYDTVTVTSIEVTNQIFGLSETEPGDFFYYAPFDGILGLAFPSIASSGATPVFDNMMAEGLVARDLFSVYLSKNEQSGSFVLFGAIDPFYATNGITWIPLSAETYWQITMDSVSINGKSVACSSGCQAIVDTGTSLLAVPNGALGTILRTLSASSDGEINCKSVSTLPDVVFHINGKAFPVSPSAYVMESNGFCSLGFEGMNVPTESGELWILGDIFIHEYYVIFNRAKNMVGLSPLP is encoded by the exons ATgaagctgctcctgctcctcGGCTTGGTGACCCTGGCCCAGTGCCTTGTCTCCAG GATCCCTCTGAGGAGGGCGAAGTCCCTGCGGCAGTCCCTGCGGGAGCACGGCTTGCTGGATCGCTACCTGAAGCAGCACCCCTACAACCTGGCTGCCAAGTACTTCCCAACCAGCACCTCCGCCGAGCCCCTGCAGAACTACCTGAAC ACCGAGTACTTTGGCACCATCTCCATCGGTACCCCAGCCCAGGAGTTCACCGTTATCTTTGACACCGGCTCCTCCAACCTGTGGGTGCCCTCGGTGTACTGCTCCAGCCAGTCCTGCA AAAACCACAAACGCTTCAACCCAGCGGACTCCTCCACCTTCATCAGCACCAACGACAGCGTCTACATCGCCTACGGCACTGGCAGCATGACCGGCATCCTGGGCTACGACACCGTCACC GTCACAAGCATCGAGGTCACCAACCAGATCTTCGGGCTGTCTGAGACCGAGCCTGGCGATTTCTTCTACTATGCTCCCTTCGACGGCATCCTGGGGCTGGCTTTCCCGAGCATCGCCTCCTCCGGAGCCACCCCCGTCTTCGACAACATGATGGCGGAAGGCCTTGTGGCCAGGGACCTCTTCTCCGTCTACCTGAGCAA GAACGAGCAGAGCGGCAGCTTTGTCCTCTTCGGTGCCATCGACCCCTTCTACGCCACCAACGGCATCACCTGGATCCCCCTCTCTGCCGAAACCTACTGGCAGATCACCATGGACAG CGTCTCCATCAACGGGAAATCTGTCGCCTGCTCCTCGGGCTGCCAGGCCATCGTGGACACGGGCACCTCGCTGCTGGCCGTGCCCAACGGAGCCCTCGGCACCATCCTGCGCACCCTCAGCGCCAGCTCCGACGGCGAG atcaaCTGCAAGTCCGTAAGCACGCTGCCCGACGTCGTCTTCCACATCAACGGCAAAGCCTTCCCCGTGTCGCCCAGCGCCTACGTGATGGAG AGCAACGGGTTCTGCAGCCTCGGCTTCGAAGGCATGAACGTCCCCACCGAGTCGGGCGAGCTCTGGATCCTGGGGGACATCTTCATCCACGAGTACTACGTGATCTTCAACAGGGCCAAAAACATGGTGGGGCTGTCCCCGCTGCCCTGA
- the VWCE gene encoding von Willebrand factor C and EGF domain-containing protein isoform X2, giving the protein MLVELLFQAACVSLFLPGGQGRVYPGRKKPASFAVERRRVGPHVCFSGFGSGCCPGWMLSPGSGQCTLPLCSFGCGSGLCIAPNLCSCPDGEQGITCPEPPGTCGEYGCDISCNHGGCQEVARVCPLGFSMVETANGVRCTDIDECLSAACEGLCVNTEGGFVCECGPGMQLSTDRHSCQDTDECLATPCQHRCKNSIGSYRCSCRPGYHLHGNRHSCVDVNECRRPGERRACQHACHNTPGSYLCSCRPGYRLSGDRVSCEGYPKSILAPSPILQSLQHPPTLVLLPPGSGGPLLVPRGSPSPHLPAAAPGTQLPFSSPSPASPATEPSPRAVGAPGTSAPSAPRCWYRGAPREPGARWTEPGCRSCACQGGRVLCEAVSCPVAACSHPLPAPAGGCCPSCAGCLHEGVARAEGDVFSPSDWNCTVCVCLAGNVSCISPECPPGSCPSASPADCCSCQPAKCSFRGRTYAHGARFSLDGDDCTTCVCRGGEVECSFAPCPVLDCPQHQRHLGPGQCCFTCRDPPAPAGCFVDDNGVEFPIGQIWSPGDPCELCICQADGSVSCKRTDCVETCPYPIRIPGQCCPDCSAGCTYMGRIFYNNETFPSVLDPCLSCICLLGSVACSPVDCAIFCTYPFHPEGECCPVCNDCNYQGRKVANGQTFTPEGQPCTRCTCQLGEVSCEKRLCPRSCAEPAALPAACCPPCQATDVRLPLQSSDPSLSPTHEDSPTGTPHPSPPASTQPPRHRLARLLLPNAAPLGPSLGSAGAGEPPPTTLSPPGHPSTAALPPDTPSEAATPPAPTDSPSSSPEAQGPPGDADPSALPPASGESPSGHVAP; this is encoded by the exons ATGTTGGTCGAGCTGCTCTTCCAAGCTGCCTGTGTGTCCCTGTTCCTCCCGGGCGGCCAGGGCAGGGTGTACCCCGGGAGGAAGAAGCCGGCCAGCTTTGCCGTGGAGAG GCGCCGCGTGGGGCCCCACGTCTGCTTCTCGGGCTTCGGCAGCGGATGTTGCCCCGGGTGGATGCTGTCTCCGGGCAGCGGGCAGTGCACCCTGC cgCTCTGCTCCTTCGGCTGCGGCAGCGGCTTGTGCATCGCCCCCAACCTCTGCTCGTGCCCGGATGGAGAGCAGGGCATCACCTGCCCAG AGCCTCCGGGGACGTGCGGGGAGTACGGCTGCGACATCTCCTGTAACCACGGCGGGTGCCAGGAGGTGGCCCGCGTCTGCCCCCTCGGCTTCTCCATGGTGGAGACGGCCAACGGCGTCCGCTGCACCG ACATCGACGAGTGCCTGAGCGCTGCCTGCGAGGGTCTCTGCGTTAACACCGAGGGCGGCTTCGTCTGCGAGTGCGGCCCCGGCATGCAGCTCTCCACCGACCGCCACAGCTGCCAGG ATACGGACGAGTGCCTGGCCACGCCGTGCCAGCATCGCTGCAAGAACAGCATCGGCAGCTACCGCTGCTCCTGCCGGCCTGGCTACCACCTCCATGGGAACCGGCACTCCTGCGTGG ATGTCAACGAATGCCGGCGGCCGGGAGAGCGCCGAGCCTGCCAGCACGCCTGCCACAACACGCCGGGCAGCTACCTCTGCTCCTGCCGCCCCGGGTACCGGCTCAGCGGCGACAGGGTCTCCTGCGAAG gCTACCCCAAATCCATCCTGGCCCCATCGCCCATCCTGCAGTCCCTGCAGCATCCGCCCACCCTTGTCCTGCTCCCTCCTGGCTCTGGGGGACCCCTCCtggtccccaggggctccccctCGCCCCACCTCCCTGCCGCGGCTCCTGGTACCCaactccctttctcctctccctccccggcGTCCCCGGCCACCGAGCCGTCCCCGCGTGCTGTGGGAGCCCCCGGTACATCCGCCCCATCGGCCCCTCGCTGTTGGTACCGGGGGGCCCCCCGGGAGCCCGGCGCTCGCTGGACAGAGCCGGGGTGCCGGAGCTGCGCCTGCCAG GGGGGACGAGTGCTCTGCGAGGCCGTGAGCTGCCCCGTGGCGGCCTGCTCCcacccgctgcccgccccggccggggGCTGCTGCCCCAGCTGCGCAG GCTGCCTGCACGAGGGGGTGGCCCGGGCCGAGGGCGACGTCTTCTCCCCATCCGACTGGAACTGCACTGTCTGCGTCTGCCTG GCCGGTAACGTCTCCTGCATCTCCCCCGAGTGCCCCCCAGGCTCCTGCCCCAGCGCCTCGCCGGCTgactgctgctcctgccagccag caAAGTGTAGTTTTCGGGGCCGCACGTACGCGCACGGCGCCCGGTTCAGCCTGGACGGGGACGACTGCACCACCTGTGTCTGCCGG ggtGGCGAGGTGGAGTGCTCCTTCGCCCCCTGCCCCGTGCTGGACTGCCCGCAGCACCAGCGGCACCTGGGCCCCGGGCAGTGCTGCTTCACCTGCCgggaccccccggcccccgccg gttgcTTCGTGGATGACAACGGGGTGGAGTTTCCCATCGGACAGATCTGGTCTCCGGGCGATCCCTGTGAGTTATGCATCTGCCAG GCAGACGGCTCGGTGAGCTGCAAGCGGACGGACTGTGTGGAGACCTGTCCCTACCCCATCCGCATCCCCGGGCAGTGCTGCCCCGACTGCTCGGCAG gCTGCACCTACATGGGAAGGATCTTCTACAACAACGAGACCTTCCCCTCCGTCCTGGACCCCTGTCTCAGCTGCATCTGCCTG CTGGGCTCGGTGGCCTGCTCGCCCGTGGACTGTGCCATCTTCTGCACCTATCCCTTCCACCCCGAGGGCGAGTGCTGCCCCGTCTGTAACG ACTGCAACTACCAGGGTAGGAAGGTGGCGAACGGCCAGACCTTCACCCCCGAGGGACAGCCCTGCACCCGCTGTACCTGCCAG CTCGGGGAGGTGAGCTGCGAGAAGAGGCTGTGTCCCCGCTCCTGCGCAGAGCCTGCCGCGCTGCCCGCTGCCTGCTGCCCGCCCTGCCAAG CCACAGACGTCCGGCTCCCGCTGCAGAGCAGCGACCCGTCCCTGTCCCCAACCCACGAGGACTCGCCCACTGGCACCCCACACCCCAGCCCCCCCGCATCAACCCAGCCCCCCCGCCACCGCCTGGCCCGGCTCCTGCTCCCCAACGCAGCCCCCCTCGGCCCCTCTCTGGGGAGTGCGGGGGCTGGGGAGCCCCCTCCGACCACGCTGAGCCCCCCCGGGCACCCATCAACAGCCGCTCTGCCCCCCGACACCCCCTCTGAGGCCGCAACCCCCCCAGCTCCCACAGACAGCCCCAGCTCGAGCCCCGAGGCTCAAGGACCCCCTGGGGACGCggacccctctgccctgccaccGGCCAGCGGGGAGAGCCCCAGCGGGCACGTGGCTCCCTAG
- the VWCE gene encoding von Willebrand factor C and EGF domain-containing protein isoform X1, with amino-acid sequence MLVELLFQAACVSLFLPGGQGRVYPGRKKPASFAVERRRVGPHVCFSGFGSGCCPGWMLSPGSGQCTLPLCSFGCGSGLCIAPNLCSCPDGEQGITCPEPPGTCGEYGCDISCNHGGCQEVARVCPLGFSMVETANGVRCTDIDECLSAACEGLCVNTEGGFVCECGPGMQLSTDRHSCQDTDECLATPCQHRCKNSIGSYRCSCRPGYHLHGNRHSCVDVNECRRPGERRACQHACHNTPGSYLCSCRPGYRLSGDRVSCEGYPKSILAPSPILQSLQHPPTLVLLPPGSGGPLLVPRGSPSPHLPAAAPGTQLPFSSPSPASPATEPSPRAVGAPGTSAPSAPRCWYRGAPREPGARWTEPGCRSCACQGGRVLCEAVSCPVAACSHPLPAPAGGCCPSCAGCLHEGVARAEGDVFSPSDWNCTVCVCLAGNVSCISPECPPGSCPSASPADCCSCQPAKCSFRGRTYAHGARFSLDGDDCTTCVCRGGEVECSFAPCPVLDCPQHQRHLGPGQCCFTCRDPPAPAGCFVDDNGVEFPIGQIWSPGDPCELCICQADGSVSCKRTDCVETCPYPIRIPGQCCPDCSAGDGGGCTYMGRIFYNNETFPSVLDPCLSCICLLGSVACSPVDCAIFCTYPFHPEGECCPVCNDCNYQGRKVANGQTFTPEGQPCTRCTCQLGEVSCEKRLCPRSCAEPAALPAACCPPCQATDVRLPLQSSDPSLSPTHEDSPTGTPHPSPPASTQPPRHRLARLLLPNAAPLGPSLGSAGAGEPPPTTLSPPGHPSTAALPPDTPSEAATPPAPTDSPSSSPEAQGPPGDADPSALPPASGESPSGHVAP; translated from the exons ATGTTGGTCGAGCTGCTCTTCCAAGCTGCCTGTGTGTCCCTGTTCCTCCCGGGCGGCCAGGGCAGGGTGTACCCCGGGAGGAAGAAGCCGGCCAGCTTTGCCGTGGAGAG GCGCCGCGTGGGGCCCCACGTCTGCTTCTCGGGCTTCGGCAGCGGATGTTGCCCCGGGTGGATGCTGTCTCCGGGCAGCGGGCAGTGCACCCTGC cgCTCTGCTCCTTCGGCTGCGGCAGCGGCTTGTGCATCGCCCCCAACCTCTGCTCGTGCCCGGATGGAGAGCAGGGCATCACCTGCCCAG AGCCTCCGGGGACGTGCGGGGAGTACGGCTGCGACATCTCCTGTAACCACGGCGGGTGCCAGGAGGTGGCCCGCGTCTGCCCCCTCGGCTTCTCCATGGTGGAGACGGCCAACGGCGTCCGCTGCACCG ACATCGACGAGTGCCTGAGCGCTGCCTGCGAGGGTCTCTGCGTTAACACCGAGGGCGGCTTCGTCTGCGAGTGCGGCCCCGGCATGCAGCTCTCCACCGACCGCCACAGCTGCCAGG ATACGGACGAGTGCCTGGCCACGCCGTGCCAGCATCGCTGCAAGAACAGCATCGGCAGCTACCGCTGCTCCTGCCGGCCTGGCTACCACCTCCATGGGAACCGGCACTCCTGCGTGG ATGTCAACGAATGCCGGCGGCCGGGAGAGCGCCGAGCCTGCCAGCACGCCTGCCACAACACGCCGGGCAGCTACCTCTGCTCCTGCCGCCCCGGGTACCGGCTCAGCGGCGACAGGGTCTCCTGCGAAG gCTACCCCAAATCCATCCTGGCCCCATCGCCCATCCTGCAGTCCCTGCAGCATCCGCCCACCCTTGTCCTGCTCCCTCCTGGCTCTGGGGGACCCCTCCtggtccccaggggctccccctCGCCCCACCTCCCTGCCGCGGCTCCTGGTACCCaactccctttctcctctccctccccggcGTCCCCGGCCACCGAGCCGTCCCCGCGTGCTGTGGGAGCCCCCGGTACATCCGCCCCATCGGCCCCTCGCTGTTGGTACCGGGGGGCCCCCCGGGAGCCCGGCGCTCGCTGGACAGAGCCGGGGTGCCGGAGCTGCGCCTGCCAG GGGGGACGAGTGCTCTGCGAGGCCGTGAGCTGCCCCGTGGCGGCCTGCTCCcacccgctgcccgccccggccggggGCTGCTGCCCCAGCTGCGCAG GCTGCCTGCACGAGGGGGTGGCCCGGGCCGAGGGCGACGTCTTCTCCCCATCCGACTGGAACTGCACTGTCTGCGTCTGCCTG GCCGGTAACGTCTCCTGCATCTCCCCCGAGTGCCCCCCAGGCTCCTGCCCCAGCGCCTCGCCGGCTgactgctgctcctgccagccag caAAGTGTAGTTTTCGGGGCCGCACGTACGCGCACGGCGCCCGGTTCAGCCTGGACGGGGACGACTGCACCACCTGTGTCTGCCGG ggtGGCGAGGTGGAGTGCTCCTTCGCCCCCTGCCCCGTGCTGGACTGCCCGCAGCACCAGCGGCACCTGGGCCCCGGGCAGTGCTGCTTCACCTGCCgggaccccccggcccccgccg gttgcTTCGTGGATGACAACGGGGTGGAGTTTCCCATCGGACAGATCTGGTCTCCGGGCGATCCCTGTGAGTTATGCATCTGCCAG GCAGACGGCTCGGTGAGCTGCAAGCGGACGGACTGTGTGGAGACCTGTCCCTACCCCATCCGCATCCCCGGGCAGTGCTGCCCCGACTGCTCGGCAGGTGATGGGGGCG gCTGCACCTACATGGGAAGGATCTTCTACAACAACGAGACCTTCCCCTCCGTCCTGGACCCCTGTCTCAGCTGCATCTGCCTG CTGGGCTCGGTGGCCTGCTCGCCCGTGGACTGTGCCATCTTCTGCACCTATCCCTTCCACCCCGAGGGCGAGTGCTGCCCCGTCTGTAACG ACTGCAACTACCAGGGTAGGAAGGTGGCGAACGGCCAGACCTTCACCCCCGAGGGACAGCCCTGCACCCGCTGTACCTGCCAG CTCGGGGAGGTGAGCTGCGAGAAGAGGCTGTGTCCCCGCTCCTGCGCAGAGCCTGCCGCGCTGCCCGCTGCCTGCTGCCCGCCCTGCCAAG CCACAGACGTCCGGCTCCCGCTGCAGAGCAGCGACCCGTCCCTGTCCCCAACCCACGAGGACTCGCCCACTGGCACCCCACACCCCAGCCCCCCCGCATCAACCCAGCCCCCCCGCCACCGCCTGGCCCGGCTCCTGCTCCCCAACGCAGCCCCCCTCGGCCCCTCTCTGGGGAGTGCGGGGGCTGGGGAGCCCCCTCCGACCACGCTGAGCCCCCCCGGGCACCCATCAACAGCCGCTCTGCCCCCCGACACCCCCTCTGAGGCCGCAACCCCCCCAGCTCCCACAGACAGCCCCAGCTCGAGCCCCGAGGCTCAAGGACCCCCTGGGGACGCggacccctctgccctgccaccGGCCAGCGGGGAGAGCCCCAGCGGGCACGTGGCTCCCTAG